Proteins found in one Labrus bergylta chromosome 8, fLabBer1.1, whole genome shotgun sequence genomic segment:
- the dscc1 gene encoding sister chromatid cohesion protein DCC1 encodes MRSLEEVQATLQIAKLKEEDLQKTIQCLSFGENVSSADYCLMELDDNLCKHIEAGQSLVIRGDKEERAVLCSGDKTYDLKIADTSNLLLMVPGCRSPDELTDSQESSHVVHRQIWGFCNSYWELRKQRPKLKKLKKLLMENPYEGPAVGGQEENTENRLTMQDLLERIQASEEEIKTNLEIINACQIDGYWRMLDFDYEMKLLGHVTQLVDSESWSFNKVPLEDSLEELSPLEPKEMIEHCLNCYGKRYTENDKVFYTLHEDKVCRATALLLLQNAVKFNLREFQEVWQQSVPDGMSTRLEQLKSVALVDRVSHPETICLLRVDDLPEDTLDRFNHLFTLREKWTEEDITPYIQDLCGEKQTTGALLTKHARSSMQNGVKVFNSRRPVAT; translated from the exons ATGAGAAGTCTGGAGGAGGTTCAGGCCACTCTGCAGATCGCCAAGCTGAAAGAAGAGGATCTACAGAAAACTAttcagtgtttgtcttttgGAGAAAATGTCTCATCTGCAGACTACTGTCTGATGGAGCTGGACGATAACCTGTGCAAACACATAGAAGCTGGCCAAAG TCTTGTGATTCGAGGGGACAAGGAGGAGCGTGCGGTTCTCTGTAGTGGTGACAAGACCTACGATCTAAAAATAGCCGACACATCCAACCTGCTGCTGATGGTACCGGGCTGCAGATCACCAGACGAGCTGACCGACAGTCAGGAAAGCTCTCATGTGGTGCACAGACAG ATATGGGGATTTTGTAACAGCTACTGGGAACTGCGTAAACAACGTCCTAAGCTTAAGAAACTGAAGAAGCTTTTGATGGAGAATCCTTATGAGGGACCTGCTGTAGGGGGGCAGGAGGAGAATACAGAAAACAGG TTAACCATGCAGGATCTGTTGGAGAGGATCCAGGCCAGTGAGGAAGAGATAAAGACCAACTTAGAGATAATCAATGCCTGCCAGATAGATg GTTACTGGCGTATGCTTGACTTTGACTACGAGATGAAGCTGCTGGGTCACGTGACTCAGCTGGTGGATTCTGAGTCCTGGTCCTTCAACAAAGTTCCTCTAGAAGACAGTCTAGAAGAGTTAAGCCCACTGGAGCCAAA AGAGATGATCGAGCACTGTTTGAACTGCTACGGGAAACGTTACACTGAAAACG ACAAAGTTTTTTACACACTACATGAGGATAAAGTATGTCGGGCCACTGCACTGCTGTTGCTGCAGAACGCCGTCAAGTTCAACCTGAGGGAGTTTCAGGAAGTCTGGCAGCAGAGCGTCCCGGACGGCATGAGCACGAGACTGGAGCAGCTGAAG AGCGTTGCCTTGGTGGACCGTGTCTCGCATCCAGAGACCATCTGCCTGCTGCGGGTAGATGATCTCCCAGAGGACACGCTGGATCGCTTCAACCATCTCTTTACACTGAGAGAAAAATGGACAGAGGAGGATATCACCCCATACATACA AGACCTGTGTGGTGAGAAACAAACAACCGGAGCCCTCCTGACCAAACATGCTCGATCTTCAATGCAAAACGGTGTAAAGGTGTTCAACTCCAGGCGGCCTGTGGCTACATGA